In Modestobacter versicolor, a single genomic region encodes these proteins:
- a CDS encoding DUF664 domain-containing protein: protein MSDDMPWEPPFAGSETAHLLGALDRLRTTFRWKAADLDAAGLQTRIGASALTLGGLLKHLALTEDDVSTQRLSGARIGEPWESTWVDQEDWAFTSAADHCPAELYALWDDAVTRSHERIGAALAEGGVDQLVDLTDADGRHASLRRLLCDLIEEYGRHTGHADLLREAVDGLVGEDPPPGWRPRVGRLPVS from the coding sequence ATGAGCGACGACATGCCCTGGGAACCCCCGTTCGCCGGCTCCGAGACCGCCCACCTGCTCGGTGCGCTCGACCGGCTGCGCACCACGTTCCGCTGGAAGGCCGCCGACCTGGACGCCGCCGGGCTGCAGACCCGGATCGGCGCCTCCGCGCTGACCCTCGGCGGCCTGCTGAAGCACCTGGCCCTCACCGAGGACGACGTCTCCACCCAGCGGCTGAGCGGCGCGCGGATCGGCGAGCCGTGGGAGTCGACCTGGGTCGACCAGGAGGACTGGGCGTTCACCTCCGCGGCCGACCATTGCCCCGCCGAGCTGTACGCGCTGTGGGACGACGCGGTGACCCGGTCGCACGAGCGGATCGGCGCCGCGCTGGCCGAGGGCGGCGTCGACCAGCTCGTCGACCTCACCGACGCCGACGGCCGGCACGCCAGCCTGCGCCGGCTGCTGTGCGACCTGATCGAGGAGTACGGCCGGCACACCGGCCACGCCGACCTGCTCCGCGAGGCCGTCGACGGCCTGGTGGGCGAGGACCCGCCGCCCGGCTGGCGCCCGCGGGTGGGCCGGCTGCCGGTCAGCTGA
- a CDS encoding helix-turn-helix transcriptional regulator, whose amino-acid sequence MNPTARALIALEVLQGSPGISAEQLAGKLGVSDRAARRYVATLREAGIPIESVRGPYGGYRVGRGLRLPPLVFTATEALGLVMAVLDGHHDAGDPTDPVGSALGTIMRALPAPVAAQAEAVRRSTAPAVDRSAARPDPATTSALVQARSEHRRVRIRYCSEAGKEWVTEVDPWAVVVRHGRWYLLCHSHSADARRAYRVDRVREVQALEQTFAVPADLDPVAELEEHLAVGWEYSCEVLVDAPLERVARCVPRTLGRLEPVDEATTRLVGSTNNPYWYAEELAALPAPFRVVGGPELRHTTRALGERLLAATEPPVS is encoded by the coding sequence GTGAACCCGACGGCGCGGGCGCTCATCGCCCTCGAGGTGCTGCAGGGCTCCCCGGGCATCTCCGCCGAGCAGCTCGCCGGCAAGCTCGGCGTCTCCGACCGGGCCGCCCGCCGCTACGTCGCCACCCTGCGCGAGGCCGGCATCCCGATCGAGTCGGTGCGCGGGCCCTACGGCGGCTACCGCGTCGGCCGGGGCCTGCGGCTGCCCCCGCTGGTCTTCACCGCCACCGAGGCGCTCGGCCTGGTGATGGCGGTGCTCGACGGGCACCACGACGCCGGCGACCCCACCGACCCGGTCGGCAGCGCGCTGGGCACGATCATGCGGGCGCTGCCGGCGCCGGTGGCCGCGCAGGCCGAGGCGGTCCGGCGCAGCACGGCACCGGCCGTCGACCGGTCGGCCGCCCGCCCCGACCCGGCGACGACGAGCGCGCTGGTGCAGGCCCGGTCCGAGCACCGCCGGGTGCGGATCCGCTACTGCTCCGAGGCCGGCAAGGAGTGGGTGACCGAGGTCGACCCGTGGGCGGTCGTCGTCCGGCACGGCCGCTGGTACCTGCTCTGCCACTCGCACTCCGCCGACGCCCGCCGGGCCTACCGGGTCGACCGGGTGCGCGAGGTGCAGGCGCTCGAGCAGACCTTCGCCGTCCCGGCCGACCTGGACCCGGTCGCCGAGCTGGAGGAGCACCTCGCCGTCGGCTGGGAGTACAGCTGCGAGGTGCTCGTCGATGCACCGCTGGAACGGGTGGCGCGGTGCGTGCCGCGCACCCTCGGCCGGCTGGAGCCGGTCGACGAGGCGACCACCCGGCTCGTGGGCAGCACGAACAACCCGTACTGGTACGCCGAGGAGCTGGCCGCCCTGCCGGCGCCGTTCCGGGTGGTGGGCGGCCCGGAGCTGCGGCACACGACCCGGGCACTGGGGGAGCGGCTGCTCGCCGCGACCGAGCCGCCGGTCAGCTGA
- a CDS encoding DUF1810 domain-containing protein: MTDHRDPSDLQRFVEAQEDGTYEQALAELRAGRKRSHWMWFVFPQVAGLGRSAMAQRYAIDGAAEARAYLAHPVLGPRLRACAEALTGLDGADPVAVLGGIDAQKLRSSMTLFAAVAPDEPVFAAVLDQYFGGARDEATTSRL; encoded by the coding sequence CCGACCTGCAGCGCTTCGTCGAGGCCCAGGAGGACGGCACCTACGAGCAGGCGCTGGCCGAGCTGCGCGCCGGGCGCAAGCGCAGCCACTGGATGTGGTTCGTCTTCCCGCAGGTCGCCGGGCTGGGCCGCAGCGCGATGGCGCAGCGGTACGCGATCGACGGTGCGGCCGAGGCGCGCGCGTACCTGGCGCACCCGGTGCTCGGCCCGCGGCTGCGCGCGTGCGCCGAGGCGCTCACCGGGCTGGACGGCGCCGATCCGGTCGCCGTCCTGGGTGGGATCGACGCGCAGAAGCTGCGGTCGTCGATGACGCTGTTCGCTGCGGTGGCGCCGGACGAGCCGGTCTTCGCCGCCGTGCTGGACCAGTACTTCGGCGGCGCGCGCGACGAGGCGACGACCTCGCGGCTGTAG
- a CDS encoding alanyl-tRNA editing protein, translated as MATAHAGHTHRLDLADATIREWDATVVAADPEQGIVLDRSAFYPGGGGQPPDEGVLLWGGVRTRIAGTRRGDEQYLVPVEGDPLPPVGTAVRGALDDDRRTALMRTHSGLHVLTGVVFRDFGALVTGGNMEPLTARMDFDLAEVPADFKDRVAESVNAELAADRRIEVKELPREEAFAIPDIIRTATDLLPPDLEVVRIVDIVGLDTQADGGTHVASTAMVGRVEVVKMENKGRGFRRLRVRIV; from the coding sequence ATGGCCACCGCGCACGCCGGGCACACCCACCGCCTCGACCTCGCCGACGCCACGATCCGCGAGTGGGACGCCACCGTGGTCGCCGCCGACCCCGAGCAGGGGATCGTGCTGGACCGCTCCGCGTTCTACCCGGGCGGCGGGGGCCAGCCGCCGGACGAGGGCGTGCTGCTGTGGGGCGGGGTGCGCACCCGGATCGCCGGCACCCGGCGCGGCGACGAGCAGTACCTGGTGCCGGTCGAGGGCGACCCGCTGCCGCCGGTGGGCACGGCGGTGCGCGGCGCCCTGGACGACGACCGGCGCACCGCGCTGATGCGCACGCACTCCGGGCTGCACGTGCTCACCGGCGTCGTGTTCCGCGACTTCGGGGCGCTGGTCACCGGCGGGAACATGGAGCCGCTGACCGCGCGGATGGACTTCGACCTGGCCGAGGTGCCCGCCGACTTCAAGGACCGGGTGGCGGAGTCGGTCAACGCCGAGCTGGCCGCCGACCGCCGGATCGAGGTCAAGGAGCTGCCCCGCGAGGAGGCGTTCGCGATCCCGGACATCATCCGCACGGCGACCGACCTGCTGCCCCCGGACCTCGAGGTGGTGCGGATCGTGGACATCGTCGGGCTGGACACCCAGGCCGACGGCGGCACCCACGTCGCGTCGACGGCGATGGTCGGCCGGGTCGAGGTGGTGAAGATGGAGAACAAGGGCCGCGGCTTCCGCCGGCTCCGCGTCCGGATCGTCTGA
- a CDS encoding DUF1905 domain-containing protein, which produces MGELDLDLQFSGEVWTWRGPAPFYFLTVPDDESAQLQEVARAVTYGWGMLPVRARIGGTGWTTSLWPKDGRYVLPLKVAVRRAERIDEGDTVTARLTLP; this is translated from the coding sequence ATGGGTGAGCTGGACCTGGACCTGCAGTTCAGCGGCGAGGTGTGGACCTGGCGCGGGCCCGCGCCCTTCTACTTCCTCACGGTGCCCGACGACGAGAGCGCCCAGCTGCAGGAGGTCGCCCGGGCGGTCACCTACGGCTGGGGGATGCTGCCGGTGCGGGCCCGGATCGGCGGCACCGGGTGGACGACGTCGCTGTGGCCCAAGGACGGCCGGTACGTGCTGCCGCTCAAGGTCGCCGTCCGCCGGGCCGAACGGATCGACGAGGGCGACACCGTGACCGCCCGGCTCACGCTCCCTTAG